The stretch of DNA GAACTATTGAATAAATTGTGTAATGGCGTGGTAACAATgcaaataaacttttttaaaagaaaattgggAACATCATCAGATCCACAGGAAATCTTATTTGGAAGATAACTTATGCAATCAAAAATATCGATAAGAGTGATTTCAGATATATTATAATTTGTGATAACATTGCTATTGATGGGGACATTGATAAATCTGAAAGTTATTGAGTAGACAGTTTGAAAGAAGTCGAACAAATTAACAATTTCTTGCCCATTAGAAGCAGTCTGAACCTTGTAAAACTGTGACTAGAACGTTTATTATTGACATATTTccaaaatgatttaaaattttttttaacccaGCATCGATACTTGTAACATATTGATTAAAGCATATACCCGACAAACGTTAGTATTTTGTCCTAAGAAGAGAAAATTCACTATAATTGACATTGGTACGATATTTCATACACAATGAGTGAACATACTTTTCCTCGGAGGTCAAAATTCTCATGGAAAACAATTTAGGAAAAGTTGATATTTTCTATCTATTCAGAGGTATAAAGTAGAAAATCCCTAGTGAAAGATTTTCTTAGAATATATTAGTTAAACATTAATATCATCGGGAGCCCAGCAATCTTGCCAATTAATAGGGGCCAAAAATGTATTAATTCAGTGTAACTGCCATTTGAAAAATCATAAACAATTCCTCATAAGCTATTCTTGACGAATTAGATATATTTGAGATTGTTAAACAACATTCATAGGCAATATGATGTAGACCAAATCTAAAAGATTGTATAGAATTACattgataaaatttttaataaccaAGTGTTTGAGCAACATCCATAGCTAGATCTCCTCTTGGACAATGTGCCAATACACCATACTCCAATTTCAATGGAGTGGCAGTGTTGGATATCAGACTTAAGGGGCAATTCAGGAGAAATATAAACACCCCCAATAACAAGTTGAGATCCATGAACTTTGCACAAAATGTAATGCTGTTTATATGATCTTCTAATAGAAGAAAATTGAAAATTGATTGAAAATCGTTGTTAATGAATATTAGAACTCCACCTCCACTTCATTTCTTACTCGTTCTACTGCTTCTATCACTACTAGAAATGTTAAAATCTTTACAATTTAATTTACTATCCATTACGCTGTTATTTAGGTTAGTACTGTACTTTTGACTCCAATAATTATATCACAAGAGCAGCATGGAAGACTTTTTAGATCAAAAGTTTAGTACATAGACTACCTACATACTGGTAATATACTGTTACTGGACTAGAGCTAGAGCCTCTTTTTTTGTTTGGCTACCACCACTAAGGTGACGAATAATCTAGTTAATCTCTCCAGCAGATGTTCTTTCCAATCATTCTTTTTTAGCAGCCTTGTTCTATTTTTGTCAGGTCTTTAGAGATCTTAAATGTGGTTTAAAAGTTTAGCCCCAGATTTAAGAGCTAATTTAACTGTTGAATGACTTTGACTGGTCTATTTCGACCAGATGGTTTGCCTACTCATATAATACAACTTATAGTAGCTTTATAAAAAACTGTAGCAAATCATAATCAGTTATTCCTTTATCATAAGTTATTGAGATTGGTTTTCAAGAATATTGTAAATCATATGATTACGAGATCTTTCTATGCGTTGCTAAACTTCTTAATAAACAGCACTGGGTGTATTCTTAGTTTTGTTGCCTTTCAGAGACACAATCTTATcctttgtttatttcttcttccAACTTAACAATTTTCTGAATAAGGATTGCAACACTTTTAAATATGTACCTACATCTACAACAACAGCTCTTGCCTCAGAGGTCAACAATACACAACATTTTTCTACCAAGTATAATTTAGTTCGACAGCGATCACAAGCAATGGTCTGTTCTAATTCTAATTGATAATTGATTGTGATTGTAAACTAGTGGTGTACTGAAAAACTATAGACAGTATTTGatcaaaaatcaaacaaaataaagGTTTTGAAgcttatatttataataaaaacaattttatacaACAGTTTCACACCGCTGATACCACTTCGTCAAATTTCCATTCATTTCTCTACCATTCGTAACCTGTTTAAGGGCAGAATAGGCAGCAAGATCCCCCACACTATAACTACTTCGACCTGCTAACCATTGGGATTTTCCTAAGGATTTATTTAATGTAGCAACATGTCCTGCCCTTTCACTTTTCGTTTGCGCCCTCAGAAGAAGATAACAGGTGTCTAATATCGAATCGATTTCTACACTATCGGAGTCGGAACTGTAACTGAGCGGAGAACTGATTACCCTAGTTAGATATCGTAATAAGTTGACTTCTCCAAAAATTGGAACGTGTGATACCATGAGTTCTGTGTCGATGCCCACTAAAAATAAAGTCAAAATTAGGCTGACAAATTTCAATCTTACATATGTTACAGTAAACAATGCCATTATATACATATACAGTTTTAAACtttgttataataaatttttattaaaaaattagcatttttgtttgttttcctGATAATATCTTATTGATTATATAAAAAATGAATCCTTATTTCCCTATGTCACGCCATAAATTAAGAACGACTTTACCGATTTCATTGATATTTTTCTACATTGCacagaaaattgaaaaattaacgaTTGTAAGGAAACAGTCAAAGCAACAAttctattttaatataaacaaacAGTTAATATTATACTCTTTTGATTTGATGTCACTAAAACTGCAGCTATGTTCACATTTATTTACTTTAATACACATGTCTGATTTTCGGTTgaaattaatttgttaatataaataaattttatatcaaTAAAGAAAAGCAAACAATGTCATAAATGTGCAGAGTTTCACTGGTCGGACTATAAGTAATATTTTAACAAACCTACTTACCATTTTTCCATATCAATTTAATGTTAACACTTGGTACACCACTTTTTGGTACGTAACTTGCCAATGAGTCACCGAGTTTTTTGGCATTTTCATCCAATGTTGAAACTGAGGAGTGTATATGGGACGTAACCTTCAATTCGACAATGTCATGTAGTAGCTTCTGAATTATCAGTAACGAATATGGCGGATTTGTTGGGCTTGCGTTCACAACAAGATCAGGAAGAGCATCCAGctaaaacatttttatgtttattatacaattatattacaaaaataatatcATAATAGTATCAGGCACTGTACTGGGCTCACATACTAAtcagtagcacataatagactGGATCTAATACTAGTTATAATCCTTTAGCAATTGAGATGGAGTGGTACATTAAAATTTTAAGGAAATTTATAGCACTGGCGGtttaaacaaaatatgtattttaattatgtCTGCCCtaaaaatgttgtgaatttaATACTTTTACCTATGCCCACTGGTATTGAAGAAATATATCAATAGTTGACCCTTATTAACAATAGCAGATTCCAAAGGGTGTAACTATGGTTAAAATAGTATTGTGACCATACTACAGAAGCATAATATAGGATGCTACAGACGAAAGTAAGATATAATGTGGATACCAAAAGATCTCGAGAGTTTCTTGTGATAAAACCTAGATTTTGGTATGCTTTATTTGACAAATTGTTGATGTGAGAGATAAATCATAAGGAAAcacattatttttagatttgctaAACATAACACTTATCTTTATTCAACTGGAGACCATTGGAAAGAGACCAATTATATAGGGAAGTCAGGTCTTCTTGGATCCTTAGACAGTCAGATTTGAAACTTTGAAGTATAGTTTAAGGTTATCAGCAAATAGCAAAAACTGACACAACTTTATTACTCcataaatatcattaataaacaatttaaacaGAAGAGGACCCACATGTGAACCTTGTGGGGCCCCTGAACTAACCAAGATAGGAATTGAGAGTGTACCCTTTATACAAACAAACTGAACTCTTTCATCAAGATAACTACTTAACAATTAAAGGCCCACTCAGGAAAGCCAATACATCTTAATTTAAAAATGAGCAAAGAATGGATCACTGTGACCTTTGAGAAATCAGTATAAGTAGAGTCCACTTGGTACCCATCCTCGAAAGCCCTGACAATGTAGTTATAATACAAAACAAGATTTGTAAACATGGATTTACCCTGCCTAAATCCATGTTGTTCATTAATCATGAGATTTCTACAATGCTAAGTGAgatatttgtttagaattagTTCAAAAAGTTTAAGGAGGGCAAATAACATAACAACAggcttatatttttttatattgtctttCACCATTTTTAAATACTGAGGTTATCAGAACCATAACTTGCAAACAAGTTTTGCTATATCCTCACTTGATTCAGCTGATAATTCATTAAAATGCATAACATTTCAACATTTTGGCCTAGAAATAAAACAGGATATGTCAAAGTACATGATACTCAGAGACACAGAGAAAAAAGAAGATGGTCAGTTTGCTTTCACATCTAAGTGGATGTGAAGACCATGAAGAATGGATGTGGAGTGGACCATTTTACTTATCTGGAAGTTATTatagaaatatattaaagaaaaaggATATAAAGAATTGGCAAGGTAAATAAAGATGATCTAAGATCCCTGATAAAATCCAAATATATGTAGAGAAAAagaaatataagaatatataacaataataagATCCAGAGTAACATATGCTAGTAGAAAATTGGAATAGTGGGAAAGAAAAATGTTCAGAGCTATATTTGGAGGCAAACACATGGTGGAAGGTTGGGTATGGCAAACAAATAtggaacaaaaaaaaactgtatAATGGATCTAGTATCAGCAACTTCATAAGGCTGCAAAGAGATAGGTGGATGGGACATTTGAGTGGAATGGATAATGAGAGGATGACAAAGATAGTCTTAAAACAGGGCTCAATCACGAAAAGAAGAAAATGACAACTAAGATAAAGATGGTTTGATAGATTAcaagaagatagaaaaataatagtTCATGATTGGagagaaaaaacaacaaacagaGAATGTATAATGATTATAAATAATAGTTATCAACTTTTGGGTGtaaattatttctatttcttatacAATCAGTGGGAATGCAATTTCTGTGATAGATTTTTTTACTCTCACTTGAGCTTGATGTTGAAATTAacaatttgacatttttttaggTAAATCATTTATATTTAATAGACTGTATCAATAAATTATTTTGGATTTCTTTCctgataattaatttttattttaagtggtCATACCTTTTCAAAAAGTGGATTTTACTcaaaaagacataagaaataCAAGGTAAGAATATATAAAGTTCTTCACAcctaatatttattcttttatgtataatttttatttacttttacatatttttatataagaaCAATTTCCAAAAGAATGATTATAAGCAATATATATCCTATTCACAATAAATGAGACAAGACAAAAGTCATAGACTAAGAATACATAAGAGGGAAGTATTTAACagtacaaattaataaaaattggGGAAATTGAGAGGTTTGAATATCTAtgaaaaattataacaaaaaccaaacatagaaaaaaaaatccaaaatagaTTAATGAAAGCGAACAAGTATGTTTATGTATGAAATACTTATTAATAAGAGCATATCAATGTCCAtatgaaaaaatgaaataatataacTAGTACAAATAACACCATTTAGAGGACTCAAGTAGCTGATAGATTGTAGATTGAAAAGAAGACTAGTATGTCTTAAGTTAACAaggaaaactaaacaaaaaataatatatacaacAATTGCAAAAAGGACtaaaatctacaaaatacttatatatacattatataatctaccaaatttattttacacatACTGCCCATTTTTGTTTTCTACTTATGTACAAGTTGATGACATATggacattataaaattactaagAAATTACAGATAGCATGGAAGGATAagcaattatatttatatactaaaAATTCAATGTCAATCAAAGGTGACCAACCCCAAACTacttatacaacaaaacaaaaatgtataacTTTTTATCTTTGGCTCCCTAAGGGATACAACACATAAATTTGGTatttttaacagacaaacaaaatagtaataaaattagATAGAAACATGCTTTAACAATGATGAAATATACTAAATATCTACACAAATGCCATTTTGAACCTATTAAGATCTGAATATTACAAAATACCACTCACCTTTTCTGCTGACATACTTGGGGAAGTCTTATTTGTTGCTACTGaatttgcattaatttttaaaTCCAATTTAATTGAGAGAATTTGTTTCTTGAGGTCTGCCAGCTGTTTTAAAATTTCCTCTTGTTTAGCTTCTAATTCTGCCATGCCAGGAATTTGATGGTTATTCTGAATTGaaaatgattaataaattaaatatccTTAAATAGCATTAAAAAATGTGCTTCAGATGTAATACATTCTAATACTACAGTTATTATTAATTAGGATGGTACACAATTATGCCACTAAAAAAATGAACAGAGAACAGAAAAGTCAACAGGAAAACAGTAATAGTTCCTTCTTTGCTTTGAATAGTTATTTGACAGTTGTTCGCAAAAATTGATAAGTGTGGTATCATGCCAGGTGATTTTGTGGATTTTAAGGTAAGTAGGGCATTACATAcacttaaaaatatattcaacaaaAAGCTTAATgcacttaaaatatttaaaatatataaaaccttTAAAAACTGTTTAACCTGGTCGAATATCCTCGATTTTTCGTTCGTTCTGGAAACGTGATCTGTGGACTCGTCGACCATATCTTGGGAGTCTTTTGAGTAGATATTTTTTAGAGCATACATACACTTCGGTTTGTCAATCTTTTGATCGTGATGAATAATTTGTCGTGTTCGATACATTTTTATCGGCCCATTCATTTTTCTTCGCTAAAATGTTACAATTATCTTTAGAAAttcgatatatatttttttggtaatcAGTCTTCCCTCCGCTAAATAATTTTTCACTGGCGCTCTTAAAAAGGGGTGCAGATGATATTATATATCATCTTTAAAAGAGGCAAAACTTCATATTTACTAAGCCTAATTACATAATTctacaaaattaattttattaaaaattttatgatGAAATCTAGTAATAAAATAAggatttacaatgttttataatttaataaaaatatattaacgaGTCGATAATGTGTATTGACAAACCAGTTCTGTCATTCGGCCATTTTGAGTTTAAAACTCACTGCGCCGTTGCGGATTTGCACAATATGTTTATTCTCTGTCTCTCTTTCCGGCTAGTACCGGAAATgagcaaaatttttaaaaattatttgcaaaacgtcaaaatatatacatatattttccTGAAAAATTACTTATAGACTCTTTAATAAgtatgttatacatttatacgtaattttattacaaaattttaaaattatgtttcaAAGATTGTTAGCGACATCTATAATTTTTATCGGGAGTCAGTTATGAAGGCTTGTGCTGAACGTCTGGGCACAGCAAGAAAATCAATTTTTGGTTAAAGTTGAAGCGTGTGTggtttctaaaaaatatttgtgcAATAAAATTTTAGTGAGAACTATTTTGGCATAAAGTGAAGTGGTGGTGTATATTTATAAACGATATATACATTATAATTGCAAGTTGTCATGGCGGCCGTGGGATCGACCAATAGGAACGCTCGATGCGTCGGTTGTTAAAGTGTTCTTTTTCGCTTTGCGATACGCGTCATTTAAGTATTGAGTGATTTTTTGCAGAAGTGATTAATTTCATCTTGTTTAATAACAGCAAACGCTGAAAATGACATGAGAAAGCATGTTTGTGCAAGAAAAATGCAAAGCATCGAAGCACAATGTATTTTGTGTTGTTTATCACGTGACCTATCCGATTATTATGGCGGAAAGATCGGACAACGACCATAAAGTAAAATTTTGACATTCTCATTTGTTGTTTGTCGTTTGTTTTCCTAATCTACCACGTGTATTTTATTCAAAGATTGACAGTTGACCCCAAGGATGTCAACAAGAGGTATGAAAAAGAGGGGGCGTCCCCCTAAGGTCCAAGTAGCAGAAAGAACCAAAAAATTTCAGATACACCTCCTTAAGAAAcccaaatatttgttaaattataAAGGTCCAGACTCTCAGTCAAGTACTCCAACAGCTTCTAGAGCATCTTCCCCACATGAGAGTGAGTCTAGTAGGCGTAGTAGTAATAGAATTAGGGGTAAAGATGGACATAGAGCTGGTCGAAAATCTGGTTATGCTGGATCTGTTTATCAACGTAGGGGCTACAATACGGCCCCGAATGACTATCATGAATCTGAGTACCATTATGGCTCAGATTTTGGAGATGATTCCAGTGAAAACAAAAGTGATATTGAAGATGAAATGGCATTAAGCGAGAGTGAATCTGAAGGATCTGTGCCTGACCGTGGTAGTGATAGTGACTTTTCATTAAGTGGTTATAGTACTGTTAGTGGAACTCCTCGTAAATGTTACAGTTTGAATAGGGCGCCCACGCCAGATCCTCCTTTATGGCTACAAAACCGAGAAATACCTCCCCTAGTTTTACCTAAGTCTTCAGATGATTTATTAGTACCTAAGGAAGAAATAATGGAAGTGCTTAGTATATATGAAGTATTAAGACATTTTAGAAACCTGGTAAGATTATCTCCGTTTAGATTAGAAGACTTCTGTGCTGCTATAATGTGCGAAGATCAGAGTAGTCTTTTGGCTGAAATTCATATTATGTTACTCAAAGCTTTATTAAGAGAGGAAGATTCACAGCAGACTCATTTTGGACCTCTTGACCAAAAAGATAGTGTAAATATATCTTTGTACCTGGTTGATTATATTACTTATCCTGAAGTTTTAAGAGCTTATATAGAAAGTGATAAAAGCTTTGATCAAAAGGTATTAGAAATTCTTTCTACTACTGATTATCCTTTCTCAACACTTGAGGATAGAATAAAAGTTCTTCAATTTTTAACAGACCAATACTTGACTACAAACCATGTAAGAGAGGATTTGATCAGTGAAGGTAGGTGTTTAGTACttgatttaaattttatattgtctgtatttgttatacattttatacatttttttcttaCAACTAATCAATTGAACCAGTCGTTTATGCATAAAATCAGAAAAATTTGCAAGTAGTATAAAAACGTTTATTATAATAACAGACATCAATTGCTAACAGTGTATTCATTTGCTTCATATTGATCTGTGTAAGAAGTTCTTCAGCTTGTTTTACATGTCTACCACATCTATAAACTGTTATCTGcaattatttttgtaatatacatAATAATAACTGAATGGAGGTAGGTATtacacaaaatgaaataaaacaatatatttttttcttaatattaatttattttttatgaataataCTCAAAATGTGTTAGGTATTATCAATTTATGCAATAGTTATTATATTGTACCATATTtctaaaaaatgataaataagtaTCTTACCATTTTACAGAATATTTATCTGTTGTGCTATGTACCTATGTTTATAGTTAGAAAAAACAATTACTTTATCACACCTTTTCTTTTCACATCATTTTCCATTACATTGGAGTAGTTTTAATTGCATATTATTTTATTGGAAAAAACCCTTGTATCTCAAACTACTACATATTTCTGAAATAATATAGTGATCTTAAGGCATACTAATCttattaaaaattgattttttaaattttttactcttttatttgAAGACAATACAGTTACAAATTTTATTCAACAAGATTGTGCAATCTTGCTGCCCAATCTGTAAATAGATTGTGCTGTTATTAAGTTTGGGTAGATAATAAAATACTGTCTAAAAGATTGTGTTTAATACTCCACTTCAAAATCATGATCGTCATCAGCCCTTGTTTACTAGACTACattcttattttcattttgaTATTCTGAAGCCACATTCTACCaatttttagttaaaatttaTGAGGGGAGAATGTCcaatagttggctgtataccataatttaaaatgttaaaaggaagtataaatttttttttaattatccacATCCcattatcaaaatattttaagtCTTATCAGACTATTATTAATAATAGTTGTACACTTACAACTAGGTATAAAACCTTTGGTTTGCtcattaaaacattttaaatttttaatatcgatgaaataatattgatttttaaCTATAaggtatagtatttataaagtcagttgaaACATTTCACTCCTACGAGATTTATAAGGGCAGTTCAATATTACATTTACCGGTAATCAAGTTAAAGTATAAATAACATGCTTCAATGTTTCAAACGTATTTGAACAATCCCCGTACTTCATAGGAAAGAGATAGAAGAAAGAGAGAATGAAAGATACATCccatcaaataaatattggacaatGATATGTTATTCAAAATCACCAATATTTAACGGACTACTTGGAGGTTCGGTTCCAGCCGGTGGCAATGGTGTACAGATAAGAAACGCTGTTGATTTATGCCAGTGCTGTACagctaaaatgtttattattttacgaAGTATAATAACTGTTTTAAATCATTATACTGTCAATATGGCCTATTgccattatatataaattatttttgttgctaaatatgacatgttaaaaacttttttatacacTTATGTACTTTACGACagttttaagtaaattaaaattgtccttattctgttcttcattaatctatatttgaatataaaaataaatgatgcgCCCATGTCTGGTAATATGATGttattcttttaatgtttgtCCGCAACCATTTTTTTGGGTGTttcaactgactttataaatactataacatCTTTACTTGAAAATGGAGACTGCGAACTGGATAAGCCTACAATCAGTAGCCAATCACATATATTTGTACTTTTTACAAGCATCACTTATAATGGGTCTGTTAAGGCCGAAATTGTATCGATGTTAACTAAtacttttggattttattattaaaaatggacCAATTACAAAAAACAAGGTTTTATAATACCTTCTAATGTTACAATTTTTAGTTGTTTCTTTTTGGCGTCTTTAATGCATTAGTTGTGTTTCTCCAGATGTGTTCGCCATCTCCTGGTACCTATTAAATGATCACGTACACAAAAACTAAGCCATTATTCATTTATAGTTGTAATGTTGTACAATTATATATTGGCTTTTTTGATTATTGTGTTGTCATTATAAATAATAGTGATTGACAATTTGACAGTTTGCATTTAAAATGAAATGGTGACAGCAAAATtagaaaatttcaatttaaagatatgTTTGACAACTTGTCTTGCACCTAATGTACTAAATTTAGAATTTATGTAACCTAAATGAGAAATTATCGCAAATCTTACATTGAACAATGTATACTTATTTCTTTCCTTATAAAAGATAAAATTGTTAATTCTAAACTTTGTTTATCAATGAAAATTACTGGTTTAATTTCTTTAACACCATATTTCTTTTCAGTATCTATTGGATATGATGACCACTGTCGAATATGTCACAAGCTTGGAGATCTACTGTGCTGTGAAACATGCCCAGCGGTATACCATTTGGGATGTGCTGATCCCCCCTTGACTTCTGTTCCTTTAGATGATTGGCAATGTCCACTATGCAGATCTCACAAAGTCTCCGGTGTTGTTGATTGTGTTCGAGGTTTGGAGAAACAGGGACTATTATCCAGACAGGAGCCTTTAGGATATGACAGACAcggaagaaaatattattttctctgcaGAAGGCTGTTTGtgtaagtttttaatttaaaaaagctATGACATGTATTGGTAGGCTGATATTCATTATAGTTTAGGCAAAATAGAGTATAATCCACAAAACAATCTTGAATTTAGCCAATCTCTTTCATCTAGATaggtttttctgtttttgtttgtaaaatttttcTTGTCTTTCAGTtgcaataaatatattttttgttcaacaaattactaaaatagaaaaatttttaaatcgatcACTTTAGAaccacataaaaaatattttcttcattttcatATCTTCAAATTATTCTCTAGT from Diabrotica undecimpunctata isolate CICGRU chromosome 4, icDiaUnde3, whole genome shotgun sequence encodes:
- the AIMP2 gene encoding probable aminoacyl tRNA synthase complex-interacting multifunctional protein 2 isoform X2 — protein: MNGPIKMYRTRQIIHHDQKIDKPKCMYALKNIYSKDSQDMVDESTDHVSRTNEKSRIFDQNNHQIPGMAELEAKQEEILKQLADLKKQILSIKLDLKINANSVATNKTSPSMSAEKLDALPDLVVNASPTNPPYSLLIIQKLLHDIVELKVTSHIHSSVSTLDENAKKLGDSLASYVPKSGVPSVNIKLIWKNVGIDTELMVSHVPIFGEVNLLRYLTRVISSPLSYSSDSDSVEIDSILDTCYLLLRAQTKSERAGHVATLNKSLGKSQWLAGRSSYSVGDLAAYSALKQVTNGREMNGNLTKWYQRCETVV
- the AIMP2 gene encoding probable aminoacyl tRNA synthase complex-interacting multifunctional protein 2 isoform X1, translated to MNGPIKMYRTRQIIHHDQKIDKPKCMYALKNIYSKDSQDMVDESTDHVSRTNEKSRIFDQVKQFLKNNHQIPGMAELEAKQEEILKQLADLKKQILSIKLDLKINANSVATNKTSPSMSAEKLDALPDLVVNASPTNPPYSLLIIQKLLHDIVELKVTSHIHSSVSTLDENAKKLGDSLASYVPKSGVPSVNIKLIWKNVGIDTELMVSHVPIFGEVNLLRYLTRVISSPLSYSSDSDSVEIDSILDTCYLLLRAQTKSERAGHVATLNKSLGKSQWLAGRSSYSVGDLAAYSALKQVTNGREMNGNLTKWYQRCETVV